The genomic region GACCTTGTTTTAGGTGTTGAAAGGAAAGACAGGAATGGTTGAAAATCCAGCAGTTGTTGCAGCCTTGGCTGCCGTTATCCCGGACTTGAGCCCGGCTGAAATCCAAGATAAGTTAGAAGAGCCCAAGAGCAGTAACCTGGGGGATGTTGCCTTTCCAGCCTTTAGCCTGGCTAAGATTATGCACCAGTCACCGGTCCAAATTGCCGCTAAATTAGCTGATGACATTGATCAGACTGGTTTTGAAAAGGTGGTTGCGACTGGCCCTTACCTGAATTTCTTTTTGGATAAGGTGGCTACTTCGGCCTCAGTGTTGACCACCATCTTAGGTCAACAGGAACACTATGGTGACCAAACTGGCCCCAAGCGGGGCAATGTCACCATCGACATGTCCTCACCTAACATCGCTAAGCCAATGTCCATGGGCCATCTGCGCTCAACCGTGATTGGTAATTCGTTGGCTAATATTGCCGCTAAAAATGACTACCAGCCTATTAAAATCAACCACCTTGGTGACTGGGGAACCCAGTTTGGTAAGTTGATTTATGCCTACAAGACCTGGGGTAGTGAGGACGAAGTCAAGGCTAATCCAATTGACACCCTGCTGAAGTACTACGTCGAGTTCCACGAACGGGCCGAAAAGGACGATAGCCTCAATGATGAGGGTCGTAAGTGGTTCAAGAAGCTTGAAGATGGTGATGAAGAGGCCCTGCGGCTGTGGCGCTGGTTCCGCGAAGCTTCTCTGCAGGAGTTTACCGAAATTTATGACCGCCTGGGCATTACCTTTGATTCATATAATGGTGAGGCCTTCTATAATGACAAGATGGATGGCGTGGTTGACCAGCTGGCTGATAAGGGCCTGCTCGTTAAGTCCCAGGGGGCCGAGATTGTTGACCTTTCATCGGTTAACGAAAATCTGACCCCAGCCATGATTAAGCGTTCTGACGGGGCGACCCTGTACATGACCCGGGACTTGGCCGCTGCTATTTACCGTAAGGAAACTTACAACTTTGTGAAGTCCTTGTACGTCGTTGGTGGCGAACAGCGGGAGCACTTTGTCCAGCTCAAGGCAGTTTTGTCCCTGATGGGTTATGACTGGGCCGATGATATTGAACACATCGCCTTTGGTCTGATTACCTTCAACGGCAAGAAGATGTCAACCCGTAAGGGAGATGTGGTCCTCCTAAAAGACGTCTTAGACGACGCCCACCAATTGGCCCTGGCCCAGATTCAAGAAAAGAATCCAACTCTGACCAACCAGGACTTGGTCGCCGAACAGGTTGGGGCGGGCGCAGTTGTCTTCCATGATTTGATGAACGACCGGACTAACAACTTCGACTTTAACTTGGAAGAAGTGGTCCGCTTTGAAGGGGACACCGGCCCTTACGTGCAATACACTAACGCCCGGGCCCAGTCAATCCTGCGCAAGGCCGAGCGAGCCGTTCAGCCTGATGACACCCAGCTCGATGATCCGGCTACCTGGGAAATTGTTAGTGCCTTAAGCCAGTTCCCAGCCACGGTTAGCCGGGCTTGGGAACGGCGGGAACCCAGTGTGATTGCTAAGTATGCCCTATCCCTGGCGCGATCCTTTAACAAGTACTATGCTAATTCCAAGATTTTAGTTGACGATGACCAGTTAAACGCGCGCTTGTCCCTGGTGGCGGCCGTTTCCCAGGTTTTGACCGAAGCCCTACGTTTGCTCGGCGTGGAAGCACCGAAGGAAATGTAAGTACTAATGGGCAGTTAATTGTAGGGAGACCCTATGAATTTTTTTAAGCAAGTAAGGGCGTCTAAGACCTGGCAGTCGATGGCTGCCGTCTGGAATCGCTGGCAGCTTGGCCGCCTGTTAATTGTTAGTTTTTTGGCCCTCTTTTTCTTAAGTAGTGCCTATCTGGTCGGGGTGGCGAAGACCGCCCACGTCCGCAATTTGCAGGCCTCCTTATCCCAAACGACTAACATCTACGATAACAATAACCAACAGGCTGGTCAGCTCTACTCTCAAAAGGGGACTTACGTTAAGTACGACCAGATTTCACCCAACATGCGCGACGCCGTCCTATCGATTGAGGACCGTAATTTTTACCACGAACATGGTTTCTCAGTGAAAGGGCTGGCCCGCGCGGCCTATCTTTTGGTTAAAAACCGCCTGACTGGGTCCAAGGTGATTTCTGGGGGTGGCTCGACCATTACCCAGCAGCTGGTTAAAAATGCCTACCTCAACCAGGAGCAAACCTTTAGCCGAAAGGCCAAGGAAATCTTCCTGGCCATGCAGGTTGAGCAGGTTTACAGCAAAAATCAGATTCTAACCATGTACTTAAACAATGCCTGGTTTGGTAACGGGGTCTGGGGGGTTGAAGATGCTTCCCAAAAGTACTTTGGTGTCCATGCCAGTGACCTGACTACGGCCCAGGCAGCGACCTTGGCTGGGATGTTGACCAACCCGAGTGGCTTTAACCCAATTGATCACCCCGACCGGTCGAAATTACGGCGCGACTTGGTCTTGCAGACCATGGTTGCTAATAAGAAATTGAGCCAGTCGGATGCCCAAGCGGCCATTAACAGTCCGATTGTCCTCAACGATACCTATTCCGGTAGCGAGGGTTACCGCTACCCTTGGTTCTTTGATGCGGTGATTAACGAAGCTGTCAATAAGTATGGCTTGGATGAAAAGGCCATCATGAACGGTGGTTACAAGATTTACACCACCCTGAATCAAAAGGACCAGGATAACCTGCAAAAGGACTATCTCAATAACAGCCTCTTTGGTAATCAAAATAGCGCCCAGGCGGCCACGGTCGTCTTGAATGCCCAAGATGGTGGCGTCCGCGCCGTGATTGGTGGCC from Leuconostocaceae bacterium ESL0723 harbors:
- the argS gene encoding arginine--tRNA ligase, with the translated sequence MVENPAVVAALAAVIPDLSPAEIQDKLEEPKSSNLGDVAFPAFSLAKIMHQSPVQIAAKLADDIDQTGFEKVVATGPYLNFFLDKVATSASVLTTILGQQEHYGDQTGPKRGNVTIDMSSPNIAKPMSMGHLRSTVIGNSLANIAAKNDYQPIKINHLGDWGTQFGKLIYAYKTWGSEDEVKANPIDTLLKYYVEFHERAEKDDSLNDEGRKWFKKLEDGDEEALRLWRWFREASLQEFTEIYDRLGITFDSYNGEAFYNDKMDGVVDQLADKGLLVKSQGAEIVDLSSVNENLTPAMIKRSDGATLYMTRDLAAAIYRKETYNFVKSLYVVGGEQREHFVQLKAVLSLMGYDWADDIEHIAFGLITFNGKKMSTRKGDVVLLKDVLDDAHQLALAQIQEKNPTLTNQDLVAEQVGAGAVVFHDLMNDRTNNFDFNLEEVVRFEGDTGPYVQYTNARAQSILRKAERAVQPDDTQLDDPATWEIVSALSQFPATVSRAWERREPSVIAKYALSLARSFNKYYANSKILVDDDQLNARLSLVAAVSQVLTEALRLLGVEAPKEM
- a CDS encoding PBP1A family penicillin-binding protein, with protein sequence MNFFKQVRASKTWQSMAAVWNRWQLGRLLIVSFLALFFLSSAYLVGVAKTAHVRNLQASLSQTTNIYDNNNQQAGQLYSQKGTYVKYDQISPNMRDAVLSIEDRNFYHEHGFSVKGLARAAYLLVKNRLTGSKVISGGGSTITQQLVKNAYLNQEQTFSRKAKEIFLAMQVEQVYSKNQILTMYLNNAWFGNGVWGVEDASQKYFGVHASDLTTAQAATLAGMLTNPSGFNPIDHPDRSKLRRDLVLQTMVANKKLSQSDAQAAINSPIVLNDTYSGSEGYRYPWFFDAVINEAVNKYGLDEKAIMNGGYKIYTTLNQKDQDNLQKDYLNNSLFGNQNSAQAATVVLNAQDGGVRAVIGGRETQHTFRGFNRATQASLQPGSIIKPIVVYAPALSSGYTINSKLPNHRLTFGTNGYSPSNALNIETGDVTMYQALEHSYNIPAVYLLNKMGINTGYQSALKFGLPVTDQDKTLSLALGGLTKGVSPQQMAQAYTAFANNGTMSQAHYINKIVDASGNVVVSKPDYQQKQVISSKVADNMTRMMLGTYTNGTGAGAAPSGFTIAGKTGTTENPNDPNNANSSKDSWAVAYTKDVVQVSWMGLEGNDTGSLPLGLMGTIGPLVKASMGQILPNTSEQNFTVTNPNQPADNQTTGNGNNNGSNWLDNAGKTINDGIDKTVDGAGKVWDTIRSWFNN